A window of Tautonia plasticadhaerens contains these coding sequences:
- the selB gene encoding selenocysteine-specific translation elongation factor, translating to MRDLILGTAGHIDHGKTALVRALTGVDTDRLPAEKQRGITIDLGFAALDLGGARLGLVDVPGHERFIRNMLAGATGFDLALLVVAADDSVMPQTREHLEILRLLGLRSGLVALTKCDLAAPDWLDLVSEDVRALVAGTFLEGAPILRTSSATGEGIDALRAALADAVLALPDRAEEDRPFRMAIDRCFTVAGHGTVVTGTVVSGSVAVGDEVDWLPEGRPVRVRGLHRHDRAADRIARGSRAAINLAGVHHTEIRRGQELASPGFLRPSTVLSASVRASTDAPRPIRHRGRYRVHLGTAEVAASVVVFDGPELAPGSEGLVQLFLSERVVAEHGQPFVIREESPPWTLGGGRILQPVAARIRRRDLDGRGRLVRLSSDAPIERAGAALSSYRLEPWTDHDLARDAGLSPGEVGRIVSEAREAGELVDLPTGPRRSVRLTRAYLAELEDRVVRAVERLHRRNPRLSGVRRSSVLGELSDLRSESLVAALIDRLDAARRLSATDRTVSIAGYQPQLTQAERRLKNELLEAHRGAGFAPPLASELAENAGQRAAIVPELLDLLAEEGHLAPVEPRALYLDPEADAELRRRVVGRLSSEGSTMTMADLRDLLRTSRKYAVPIGEYLDRVGLTLRDGDLRRLGPAASGADDARP from the coding sequence GTGCGCGACCTCATCCTCGGCACCGCCGGACACATCGACCACGGCAAGACGGCGCTGGTCCGCGCCCTGACCGGGGTCGACACCGATCGGCTCCCGGCCGAGAAGCAGCGCGGGATCACGATCGACCTGGGCTTCGCCGCGCTCGACCTGGGAGGCGCCCGGCTCGGCTTGGTCGACGTGCCCGGGCACGAGCGGTTCATCCGCAACATGCTGGCCGGGGCCACGGGGTTCGACCTCGCCCTGCTCGTCGTCGCCGCCGACGACTCGGTGATGCCCCAGACCCGGGAGCACCTGGAGATCCTCCGCCTGCTCGGCCTCCGTTCCGGCCTGGTGGCGTTGACCAAGTGCGACCTCGCCGCCCCGGACTGGCTGGACCTCGTCTCGGAAGACGTCCGGGCGCTCGTCGCCGGGACGTTCCTGGAAGGGGCCCCGATCCTCCGGACCTCCTCGGCGACCGGCGAGGGGATCGACGCCCTCCGGGCCGCCCTGGCCGACGCCGTGCTCGCCCTGCCGGATCGGGCCGAGGAGGACCGGCCGTTCCGGATGGCGATCGACCGCTGCTTCACCGTGGCCGGGCACGGCACGGTGGTCACGGGCACGGTCGTGTCCGGGTCGGTGGCCGTGGGTGACGAGGTGGACTGGCTCCCCGAGGGCCGACCGGTCCGGGTCCGGGGCCTGCACCGCCACGACCGGGCGGCCGACCGGATCGCCCGGGGATCCCGGGCGGCGATCAACCTGGCGGGGGTGCACCACACCGAGATCCGCAGGGGACAGGAGCTGGCCTCCCCCGGGTTCCTGAGGCCGTCGACGGTCCTCTCGGCCTCGGTCCGGGCGTCGACGGACGCCCCCCGGCCGATCCGCCACCGGGGCCGGTATCGGGTCCACCTGGGGACGGCGGAGGTGGCCGCGTCGGTGGTCGTGTTCGACGGCCCGGAGCTGGCCCCGGGGTCGGAGGGGCTTGTCCAATTGTTCCTCTCCGAGCGGGTCGTCGCCGAGCACGGCCAGCCGTTCGTGATCCGGGAGGAGAGCCCCCCCTGGACCCTCGGCGGCGGCCGGATCCTCCAGCCGGTCGCCGCCCGGATCCGGCGCCGGGACCTCGACGGCCGGGGCCGGCTCGTCCGACTGTCGAGCGACGCCCCGATCGAACGGGCCGGGGCCGCCCTCTCGTCCTATCGGCTCGAGCCCTGGACCGACCACGACCTCGCCCGGGACGCCGGCCTCTCGCCGGGCGAGGTCGGGCGGATCGTCTCGGAGGCCCGGGAGGCGGGCGAGCTGGTCGACCTGCCCACCGGACCCCGCCGGTCGGTCCGCCTGACCCGCGCCTACCTGGCCGAGCTGGAGGACCGGGTGGTCCGGGCGGTCGAACGATTGCATCGGAGGAACCCGAGGCTCTCCGGGGTCCGGCGGTCGAGCGTGCTGGGGGAGCTGTCCGACCTGAGGAGCGAGTCCCTCGTGGCCGCCCTGATCGACCGCCTGGACGCCGCCCGACGCCTCTCGGCGACGGATCGGACGGTGTCGATCGCCGGATACCAGCCGCAACTGACCCAGGCCGAGCGTCGCCTGAAGAACGAGCTGCTGGAGGCCCACCGGGGGGCCGGATTCGCCCCCCCGCTCGCCTCGGAACTGGCGGAGAATGCCGGGCAGCGGGCGGCGATCGTCCCCGAGCTGCTCGACCTGCTGGCCGAGGAAGGGCACCTCGCCCCGGTCGAGCCGAGGGCGCTCTACCTCGACCCCGAGGCCGACGCGGAGCTGCGCCGACGGGTGGTCGGACGCCTCTCCTCCGAGGGCTCGACGATGACGATGGCCGACCTCCGGGACCTGCTCCGGACCAGCCGCAAGTATGCCGTGCCGATCGGCGAATACCTCGACCGCGTCGGCCTCACCCTCCGGGACGGGGACCTCCGACGCCTCGGCCCCGCAGCCTCGGGGGCCGACGATGCCCGACCGTGA
- a CDS encoding MraY family glycosyltransferase encodes MTPDSYLLVFALSFLGCVLATPIVTRLAVLAGAIDRPDQFRRIHKGATPRLGGLGLAVGLASGLVPLVLGGLMPDWPGLGAWADSLPWIGLAAGVVLSLGVVDDTIGVGPRAKLVVQGVAVLLLYAGGIRIESVEILGLELSLSLPMSFVLPGRGGEWLIDLPSVAITLLWFLGCMNIWNLIDGMDGLASGVGLLVAGTLMLVAVALANYGSALMGAALAGGLAGFLLYNWHPACIFLGDSGSLLIGMLIGVIGIQGSLKGTMAVSILLPILAMGLPISDTALAIFRRWVRNLPLTAADRRHVHHVLIGLGLNPRQAAAMLYSFTAFLCGVVLLGVAMRSDVLALILGSSGCSAFVLILYSRRNELAELRQDLASRMVRGGQERRAAKATWEAIQRVELAPDATRVLGILAETAEALGCTACRLAFRGQGIAAERLDLGRWPRDGVDLVSGPTANLRLFGAGDALLTVDLHLCDRSDLASDIAFRFLQRLSLASSERLGRLAADGALGRPAGSEPGEEDDAESRGGTLVLSPTPAGLASGWPEPAGAPGRSSRTPDTD; translated from the coding sequence ATGACGCCCGATTCCTACCTACTCGTCTTCGCGCTGTCGTTCCTCGGCTGCGTGCTGGCCACGCCGATCGTCACCCGACTGGCCGTCCTGGCCGGGGCGATCGACCGCCCGGACCAGTTCCGCCGCATCCACAAGGGGGCGACCCCCAGATTGGGGGGCCTGGGCCTGGCCGTGGGGCTGGCCTCGGGCCTGGTGCCCCTGGTCCTCGGCGGCCTGATGCCGGACTGGCCGGGCCTGGGGGCCTGGGCCGACTCGCTCCCCTGGATCGGCCTGGCGGCCGGCGTCGTCCTGTCGCTGGGGGTGGTCGACGACACGATCGGGGTCGGCCCCCGGGCCAAGCTCGTCGTCCAGGGGGTCGCGGTCCTGCTGCTCTATGCCGGCGGCATCCGGATCGAGTCGGTCGAGATCCTCGGCCTGGAACTCTCGCTGAGCCTGCCGATGTCGTTCGTCCTGCCGGGACGCGGGGGGGAGTGGCTCATCGACCTGCCGAGCGTGGCGATCACCCTGCTCTGGTTCCTCGGCTGCATGAACATCTGGAACCTGATCGACGGCATGGACGGGCTCGCCTCCGGCGTCGGCCTGCTCGTGGCCGGCACGCTGATGCTGGTGGCCGTCGCGCTGGCCAACTACGGGTCGGCCCTGATGGGGGCGGCGCTCGCCGGCGGCCTCGCCGGCTTCCTGCTCTACAACTGGCACCCGGCCTGCATCTTCCTGGGGGACAGCGGCAGCCTGCTGATCGGCATGCTGATCGGCGTGATCGGCATCCAGGGCTCGCTCAAGGGGACGATGGCCGTCTCGATCCTGCTGCCGATCCTGGCGATGGGGCTGCCGATCTCCGACACGGCCCTGGCCATCTTCCGGCGCTGGGTCCGCAACCTCCCGCTCACGGCCGCCGACCGCAGGCACGTCCACCACGTCCTGATCGGCCTGGGGCTGAACCCGAGGCAGGCGGCGGCGATGCTCTACAGCTTCACGGCGTTCCTCTGCGGGGTGGTCCTGCTGGGGGTGGCGATGCGGAGCGACGTGCTCGCCCTGATCCTGGGCAGCTCCGGCTGCTCGGCGTTCGTGCTGATCCTCTACAGCCGCCGCAACGAGCTGGCCGAGCTGCGGCAGGACCTGGCCTCCCGGATGGTCCGGGGCGGCCAGGAGCGCCGGGCCGCCAAGGCGACCTGGGAGGCGATCCAGCGGGTCGAGCTGGCCCCGGACGCGACACGGGTGCTGGGCATCCTCGCCGAGACGGCCGAGGCCCTCGGCTGCACCGCCTGCCGGCTGGCCTTCCGGGGGCAGGGGATCGCGGCCGAGCGGCTGGACCTCGGCCGATGGCCCCGGGACGGCGTCGACCTCGTGTCGGGGCCGACGGCCAACCTCCGACTCTTCGGGGCCGGCGACGCGCTGCTCACCGTGGACCTCCACCTCTGCGACCGCTCGGACCTCGCGTCCGACATCGCCTTCCGCTTCCTCCAGCGCCTCTCGTTGGCCAGCAGCGAGCGCCTCGGCCGCCTGGCGGCCGACGGGGCGCTCGGGCGTCCCGCCGGGTCGGAGCCCGGCGAGGAGGACGACGCGGAGTCGAGGGGCGGCACCCTGGTGCTCTCCCCGACCCCCGCCGGGCTGGCGAGCGGCTGGCCCGAGCCGGCCGGGGCCCCCGGCCGCTCCTCCCGGACCCCCGACACCGACTGA
- a CDS encoding polysaccharide biosynthesis tyrosine autokinase encodes MERTILPYGGLPAHPSDRAPAPGGPPTLSVHAGHPTGFGHAPGHPQGQGKGAGDYLRALRRRFWLLTLVTGLLATIGTVAVLKLKPVYRASAQIEVMPPQFDSILASLLADEEINLNAMRAEQYEANLLARLRNPQIVRIALKNPRIGPPIRSEEDPAIELIKELKTNQLPRTSVYDIHLEGDDPYRVSTILNVWLEEYERAAESEVTDKIDNSRIAAENNVKKMYDELDRINRDIGEMMAQSPNLSPDGTNHLHKQYESLGLEKRQKQISIDQLQHQLFLARMFPKEQAPHLAVDQREMSQLMEDRRALDLKIDQVTRIVRNPRDPAINRLMNMKADLDDQLHALRDSTVQAASPRGEPAEAYFSQYREVLTGELTRITEEEQAVMRDIQRGAADHNRFNTKLEERLRTAEAIASLQAKIDQFEVLSKTQNKPVEVVQLATASTKPVRPGYTMLLVLVGLMSMGSGLGLVFLLEHLDHSVRAPEQLTTGLTLPLLGVVPHMRRTARLQRGGHLWTAGAPMSAEADAYRNLRASLVGLTCPQGKPAVTLLVTSSKAGEGKSTTALNLAATCARSGERTLLLEVDLRRPSLRPVFDEGDHDLGLVDVLRGEMPWQRTVVRTDEPNLDFLPSGDPSGVPVEVLGALEMKQLIAAVSGHYDRVILDGPAILGLADCRMLGRVVDAAVLVVRAGANDLRPVVRARTMLEQSRAPIVGVVFNGLCEDVKNWSCVSAYLDEEAEADARALPARPGRAAGALAAAD; translated from the coding sequence ATGGAGCGGACCATCCTCCCCTACGGCGGCCTCCCCGCCCACCCGAGCGACCGGGCCCCCGCCCCGGGCGGCCCCCCGACCCTCTCGGTGCACGCCGGCCACCCGACCGGCTTCGGGCACGCCCCGGGCCACCCCCAGGGGCAGGGCAAGGGGGCGGGCGACTACCTCCGCGCCCTGCGTCGCCGGTTCTGGCTGCTCACGCTCGTCACCGGCCTTCTGGCGACCATCGGCACGGTGGCCGTCCTGAAGCTGAAGCCGGTCTACCGGGCGTCGGCCCAGATCGAGGTCATGCCGCCGCAGTTCGACTCGATCCTCGCTAGCCTGCTCGCCGACGAGGAGATCAACCTCAACGCCATGCGCGCCGAGCAGTACGAGGCGAACCTGCTGGCCAGGCTCCGCAACCCCCAAATCGTCCGGATCGCCCTGAAAAACCCCCGGATCGGCCCGCCGATCAGGTCGGAGGAGGACCCGGCGATCGAGCTGATCAAGGAGCTGAAGACCAACCAGCTCCCCCGGACCTCGGTCTACGACATCCACCTGGAAGGGGACGACCCCTACCGGGTCTCGACGATCCTCAACGTCTGGCTCGAGGAGTACGAGCGGGCGGCCGAGTCGGAGGTTACTGACAAGATCGACAACTCCCGGATCGCCGCCGAGAACAACGTCAAGAAGATGTACGACGAGCTGGACCGGATCAACCGGGACATCGGCGAGATGATGGCCCAGTCCCCGAACCTCTCGCCCGACGGCACCAACCACCTGCACAAGCAGTATGAGTCGCTCGGCCTGGAGAAGCGGCAGAAGCAGATCAGCATCGACCAGCTCCAGCACCAGCTCTTCCTCGCCCGGATGTTCCCGAAGGAGCAGGCCCCGCACCTGGCCGTCGACCAGCGGGAGATGTCCCAACTGATGGAGGACCGCCGGGCCCTGGACCTGAAGATCGACCAGGTCACCCGGATCGTCCGCAACCCGAGGGACCCGGCGATCAACCGCCTGATGAACATGAAGGCGGACCTCGACGACCAGCTCCATGCCCTCCGGGACTCGACCGTTCAGGCCGCCTCCCCCCGGGGCGAGCCGGCCGAGGCCTACTTCTCGCAGTACCGCGAGGTGCTCACCGGCGAGCTGACCCGGATCACCGAGGAGGAGCAGGCCGTCATGCGGGACATCCAGCGGGGCGCCGCCGACCACAACCGGTTCAACACCAAGCTCGAGGAACGCCTCCGCACCGCCGAGGCCATCGCCTCGCTCCAGGCGAAGATCGACCAGTTCGAGGTCCTCTCCAAGACCCAGAACAAGCCGGTCGAGGTCGTCCAGCTCGCCACCGCCTCGACCAAGCCGGTGCGGCCGGGCTACACGATGTTGCTGGTGCTGGTCGGCCTGATGTCGATGGGATCGGGCCTCGGCCTGGTCTTCCTGCTGGAGCACCTCGACCACTCGGTCCGGGCCCCCGAGCAGTTGACGACCGGGCTGACCCTGCCGCTGCTGGGGGTCGTCCCCCACATGAGGCGGACCGCCCGGCTCCAGCGCGGCGGCCACCTCTGGACGGCCGGGGCCCCGATGTCGGCCGAAGCCGACGCCTACCGGAACCTGAGGGCGAGCCTCGTCGGCCTGACCTGCCCGCAGGGCAAGCCGGCCGTCACCCTGCTGGTCACCAGCTCCAAGGCCGGCGAGGGGAAGAGCACGACCGCCCTGAACCTGGCCGCCACCTGCGCCCGGTCCGGCGAGCGGACCCTGCTGCTGGAGGTCGACCTCCGGCGCCCCAGCCTCCGCCCCGTCTTCGACGAGGGGGACCACGACCTCGGCCTGGTCGACGTGCTCCGGGGGGAGATGCCCTGGCAGCGGACGGTGGTCCGGACCGACGAGCCGAACCTCGACTTCCTCCCCTCGGGTGACCCCTCGGGCGTGCCGGTCGAGGTGCTCGGCGCCCTGGAGATGAAGCAGCTCATCGCCGCCGTCTCCGGCCACTACGACCGGGTGATCCTGGACGGCCCGGCGATCCTCGGCCTGGCCGACTGCCGGATGCTCGGCCGGGTGGTCGACGCCGCCGTGCTGGTCGTCCGGGCCGGGGCGAACGACCTCCGCCCGGTGGTCCGGGCCCGGACGATGCTGGAGCAGTCCCGGGCGCCGATCGTCGGCGTGGTCTTCAACGGGCTCTGCGAGGACGTGAAGAACTGGTCCTGCGTCTCGGCCTACCTGGACGAGGAGGCCGAGGCCGACGCCCGGGCCCTCCCCGCCCGCCCGGGCCGGGCGGCCGGGGCGCTGGCCGCCGCCGACTGA
- a CDS encoding O-antigen ligase family protein, producing the protein MGTFRTRILEWTDRLQAALLVAMLVGSALAFGGAVWWWRPVAAALAVGLVVLGFSRVAIEGRARIRLSPLPILGVLALGLAAAQLTPVPSGLARRLSPESRSLHSRGILTGLALQDDRAAELPEALASRTPTTVDRSATLRWLFDASIGLVVLVTSARFARRLGRTMVIWGSVVAVFGLMTGVGLVQLIGDAPGLWGFITPGRGPSWAPSTLDLLAAPGASVLRPLAEEGGALGPWMLARPDRPFFIGGLLGGPGAYLAIAALGLPLSLTVLLQVLAPRGSREPMAERIGRAGLGPLVVLLGVVVLVGAGLVGALAGPMLAVPFALGLALAGVPGARGTGLGWLAVGVTLLGLTGLGTGVAIHRLAGLGDDPKLSPITAEPGRAADLWRGSVEVVKDFPLLGTGLGTFGRIHPSYKSTDPSPTTAGSSVLQWLVESGMAGGAILAVAGLWGLGRLVRAWRRVGSADRALACGLVATAGCFVGFAAVHWAVELPAVALAACAVFGTMDRWLSGGTDLFVEAA; encoded by the coding sequence GTGGGCACCTTCCGAACCCGCATCCTCGAATGGACCGACCGCCTCCAGGCCGCCCTGCTGGTGGCGATGCTCGTCGGCTCGGCCCTGGCCTTCGGCGGGGCGGTCTGGTGGTGGCGGCCGGTCGCGGCGGCCCTGGCCGTCGGCCTGGTCGTGCTCGGGTTCTCCCGGGTGGCGATCGAGGGCCGGGCCCGGATCCGGCTCAGCCCGCTGCCGATCCTCGGCGTGTTGGCCCTGGGCCTGGCGGCCGCGCAGCTCACGCCGGTGCCGTCGGGCCTGGCTCGTCGGCTCTCCCCGGAGTCCCGGTCCCTGCACTCCCGGGGGATCCTGACCGGCCTGGCCCTGCAGGACGACCGGGCGGCCGAGCTGCCCGAGGCGCTCGCCTCCCGGACCCCGACGACGGTCGACCGCTCGGCGACCCTCCGGTGGCTGTTCGACGCGAGCATCGGCCTGGTCGTCCTGGTCACCTCGGCCCGGTTCGCCCGGAGGCTGGGGCGCACGATGGTCATCTGGGGGAGCGTGGTCGCGGTCTTCGGGCTGATGACCGGGGTCGGCCTGGTCCAGTTGATCGGCGACGCGCCGGGCCTCTGGGGGTTCATCACCCCGGGCCGGGGGCCGAGCTGGGCGCCCTCGACCCTGGACCTGCTCGCCGCCCCCGGCGCCTCGGTGCTGCGGCCGCTGGCGGAGGAGGGGGGGGCGCTCGGGCCCTGGATGCTGGCCCGGCCGGATCGGCCGTTCTTCATCGGCGGGCTCCTGGGGGGCCCGGGGGCGTACCTGGCGATCGCCGCGCTGGGCCTGCCGCTGTCGCTGACGGTCCTGCTCCAGGTGCTCGCCCCGAGGGGGAGCCGGGAGCCGATGGCGGAGCGGATCGGCCGGGCGGGGCTCGGGCCCCTGGTGGTGCTGCTCGGGGTGGTGGTCCTGGTGGGGGCCGGGCTCGTCGGCGCCCTGGCCGGGCCGATGCTGGCCGTGCCGTTCGCCCTGGGACTGGCCCTCGCGGGCGTGCCGGGGGCCAGGGGGACGGGGCTCGGGTGGCTCGCGGTGGGGGTCACGCTGCTCGGCCTCACGGGGCTGGGGACCGGGGTGGCGATCCACCGGCTGGCGGGGCTCGGCGACGACCCGAAGCTCTCCCCGATCACCGCCGAGCCGGGCCGGGCCGCCGACCTCTGGCGGGGCTCGGTCGAGGTCGTCAAGGACTTCCCCCTGCTGGGCACCGGCCTGGGGACCTTCGGCCGGATCCACCCCTCGTACAAGTCGACCGACCCGAGCCCGACGACCGCCGGCAGCAGCGTGCTGCAATGGCTCGTCGAGTCGGGGATGGCCGGGGGGGCGATCCTGGCAGTCGCCGGGCTCTGGGGGCTGGGGAGGCTGGTCCGGGCCTGGCGACGGGTGGGATCGGCCGACCGGGCCCTGGCCTGCGGGCTGGTCGCCACGGCGGGCTGCTTCGTCGGGTTCGCGGCGGTGCACTGGGCGGTGGAGCTGCCCGCCGTCGCCCTGGCGGCCTGCGCCGTCTTCGGGACGATGGATCGCTGGCTCTCCGGCGGGACCGACCTGTTCGTCGAGGCCGCCTGA
- a CDS encoding FHA domain-containing protein encodes MRDEAFLHIRSRDGRATRIVPLSGPSVRVGRGRSCEVRLDDPTLAEVEFLLRRRGDSYHLQPVRPDSRLTIDGRPADRPRPLAMGTTLRLADRWLTLLPTDDAPELDGNGPDAPPGEAPEAFPPGAESGAEAEPDPDPDEPEALDGRREELARWESRLKQRERWLSDRLHERQWEARWRAAGASLKARSRPADAASPRPRSAPRPAPIPTPTVAPGPPIRPRRGVEPAPYGPPTARVDRPTSGLPPAPAPAPPPRAVVPPIARPGPTAPRPRSESPGPEGPGPVPRAIRLIPKVVEAPTRRPGLALSFPPEVVETVIEIDESDPEPADQRPGPVDADPEGPGCLAEGLAIDPDLAESVETDRGVAESVETDPGSAEATSIPIPEPPERGNAEAECPTIPVAIGASTLAVVPSPDLDPAVDSGSGLPESRSDASDAEAPEVSTGLMPSGVGGEPVGLASEAEAVETRTGPEAVGGEASAWLSVPMLGLNDLVSFLSRSARPGTQDGPPAGGGEARGGPIEDAVGAVETASPTGPEEPSEEAVVPHQEVRDEDEVEDEVEQEQEEATAWAAGPAEATGTGPSGGPSNDWPSANAILGARPGRGPRRAASRARKAASFPEPTGRISPDEWTIPGGAWLCIPMMFAALAAGVVGVRLAWTWAVLDRESGRIADRLASGKRPEAGSIDLLLERELELPMASWRNSTADAMVARAALLAGPGPGADPASQERAGGLIHAAGAASPNHPGLRFARAWRAVQEPGADAPSLAVGLSRDIWPLAWSGRALLAAGKQDEARRCYLKALDLACRASPDESPAPVFHGEPQGGRFGMPLEGILGVVVSDMADRPEWSSGDWLGLIPDSSVAWLVATRVLRQRGDGEADRALERAIALADSPAPGGCSEAIHLAAVAEAMALDGRVEEAVEGYRRAVDRLTAAEESARRPWLFNLAELLGRLDDRDGEREALLAAMTTDPDDPVTAEAIRAQLRRGVDLVGAGPDGGTGGGGEGDRRDTFGE; translated from the coding sequence ATGCGAGACGAGGCCTTTCTGCACATCCGGTCCCGGGACGGGCGGGCGACCCGGATCGTCCCCCTGTCGGGGCCGAGCGTCCGGGTCGGCCGGGGCCGGTCGTGCGAGGTCCGGCTCGACGACCCGACCCTCGCCGAGGTCGAGTTCCTGCTCCGGCGCCGGGGGGACTCCTACCACCTGCAGCCGGTCCGGCCGGACTCCCGGCTGACCATCGACGGCCGCCCCGCCGACCGCCCCCGGCCGCTGGCCATGGGCACCACGCTCCGGCTCGCCGACCGCTGGCTCACCCTCCTGCCGACCGACGACGCGCCGGAACTCGACGGCAACGGACCCGACGCCCCCCCGGGCGAGGCCCCCGAGGCCTTCCCCCCCGGGGCGGAGTCGGGGGCGGAGGCCGAGCCGGACCCGGATCCCGACGAGCCCGAAGCCCTGGACGGCCGACGGGAGGAACTGGCCCGCTGGGAGTCCCGGCTCAAGCAGCGGGAACGCTGGCTCTCCGACCGCCTGCACGAGCGTCAGTGGGAGGCCCGATGGCGGGCCGCCGGGGCGTCGCTGAAGGCCCGAAGCCGGCCCGCCGACGCCGCCTCCCCCCGCCCCCGATCGGCCCCGAGGCCCGCCCCGATCCCGACCCCGACGGTCGCCCCCGGGCCGCCGATCCGCCCCCGGAGGGGGGTCGAGCCCGCCCCCTACGGGCCCCCGACCGCCCGGGTCGACCGACCCACGTCGGGCCTCCCGCCTGCCCCCGCCCCGGCGCCGCCCCCCCGGGCCGTCGTCCCCCCGATCGCCCGACCCGGACCGACCGCCCCCCGGCCCCGGTCCGAGTCCCCCGGCCCGGAGGGGCCGGGCCCCGTCCCCCGGGCCATCCGCCTGATCCCCAAGGTCGTCGAGGCCCCGACGCGTCGGCCCGGCCTCGCCTTGAGTTTCCCCCCCGAGGTCGTCGAGACGGTCATCGAGATCGACGAGAGCGACCCCGAGCCGGCCGACCAGCGGCCGGGGCCGGTCGACGCCGATCCGGAGGGCCCGGGATGCCTCGCCGAGGGGCTCGCGATCGACCCGGACCTCGCCGAATCCGTCGAGACCGACCGGGGTGTCGCCGAATCCGTCGAGACCGATCCGGGATCGGCCGAGGCCACCTCGATTCCGATCCCCGAGCCACCCGAACGGGGCAACGCGGAGGCGGAATGCCCCACCATCCCGGTCGCGATCGGGGCCTCGACCCTCGCCGTCGTCCCCTCCCCGGACCTCGATCCCGCCGTCGACTCGGGGTCCGGGCTCCCGGAGAGCCGGTCGGATGCCTCGGATGCCGAGGCCCCCGAGGTCTCGACGGGGTTGATGCCCTCGGGGGTCGGCGGCGAGCCGGTCGGCCTGGCGTCCGAGGCCGAGGCCGTCGAGACGAGGACCGGCCCCGAGGCCGTCGGCGGGGAGGCATCGGCGTGGCTCTCGGTGCCGATGCTCGGCCTGAACGACCTGGTCTCGTTCCTCAGCCGTTCGGCCCGGCCCGGCACGCAGGACGGTCCCCCGGCCGGGGGAGGCGAGGCCCGAGGCGGGCCGATCGAAGACGCCGTCGGGGCGGTCGAGACGGCCTCCCCGACAGGCCCGGAGGAGCCAAGCGAGGAGGCCGTCGTCCCGCATCAGGAAGTGAGGGACGAGGACGAGGTCGAGGACGAAGTCGAGCAGGAGCAGGAAGAGGCCACGGCCTGGGCAGCGGGCCCCGCCGAGGCGACGGGCACGGGTCCCTCGGGCGGTCCCTCGAACGATTGGCCTTCGGCGAACGCGATCCTCGGGGCCCGGCCCGGCCGGGGGCCAAGGCGGGCAGCGTCCCGGGCGAGGAAGGCGGCGAGCTTCCCCGAGCCGACCGGCCGGATCTCGCCGGACGAGTGGACCATCCCCGGGGGGGCCTGGCTCTGCATCCCGATGATGTTCGCCGCCCTGGCGGCGGGGGTGGTCGGGGTGAGGCTGGCCTGGACCTGGGCCGTGCTGGACCGGGAGTCGGGCCGGATCGCCGACCGGCTCGCCTCGGGCAAGCGGCCCGAGGCGGGGTCGATCGACCTGCTGCTGGAGCGGGAGCTGGAGCTGCCGATGGCCTCGTGGCGGAACAGCACCGCCGACGCGATGGTCGCCCGGGCGGCTCTGCTGGCCGGGCCGGGGCCGGGGGCGGACCCGGCCTCCCAGGAGCGGGCCGGCGGCCTGATCCACGCCGCCGGGGCCGCCTCCCCCAACCACCCGGGGTTGCGGTTCGCCCGGGCCTGGCGGGCGGTGCAGGAGCCGGGGGCCGACGCCCCGAGCCTGGCCGTCGGCCTGAGCCGGGACATCTGGCCGCTGGCCTGGTCCGGCCGAGCCCTGCTGGCGGCCGGGAAGCAGGACGAGGCGAGGCGGTGCTACCTGAAGGCCCTGGACCTGGCCTGCCGGGCCTCGCCGGACGAGTCCCCGGCGCCGGTCTTCCACGGGGAGCCCCAGGGCGGCCGCTTCGGCATGCCGCTGGAGGGGATCCTCGGCGTGGTCGTCTCGGACATGGCGGACCGGCCCGAATGGTCGTCGGGCGACTGGCTGGGGCTGATCCCCGACTCCTCGGTCGCCTGGCTGGTCGCCACCCGGGTGCTCCGGCAGCGGGGGGACGGCGAGGCCGACCGGGCCCTGGAGCGGGCGATCGCCCTGGCGGACTCGCCCGCGCCGGGGGGCTGCTCCGAGGCGATCCACCTGGCCGCCGTCGCCGAGGCGATGGCCCTGGACGGCCGGGTCGAGGAGGCGGTCGAGGGCTACCGCCGGGCGGTCGACCGGCTGACCGCGGCCGAGGAGTCGGCCCGGAGGCCCTGGCTGTTCAACCTGGCCGAGCTGCTCGGCCGGCTCGACGACCGGGACGGCGAGCGCGAGGCCCTGCTGGCGGCGATGACCACCGACCCGGACGACCCCGTCACGGCCGAGGCCATCCGGGCGCAGCTGCGCCGGGGGGTCGACCTGGTCGGAGCCGGCCCCGACGGCGGCACCGGCGGGGGCGGCGAGGGGGACCGACGCGACACCTTCGGAGAGTGA